Below is a window of Polyangiaceae bacterium DNA.
CCTCTGACCGCCCCCCGATGCTCGTCGTCTCTTGCTCGCGCTGCGGCGCACCGACGCCCGTGCGCCTGGCGGAGCCAACGGCCCTCGCTTGTCTACACTGCGGATACTCCGGCGCGCCAGCCGGTGTCGCGCGCGACGCGATCGACGCGGCAGCGGAGATCTTCCGTCATCGAGACGCCACCGAGCGGCAGCTCTCCGCGCGACAGCAGAGAGCGCTGTCCCGCTCTCGCCCGGTGCAGCTTTCTCTGGTCGCCGTCCTAATGGGCACGCTCTGCCTCGGCGGGGCCTCGGTCGTCGTCTACGCCGTCGATGCCGCGACCCGCTGGCGGTTGGGGTCCGAAGTCCGAAACACGGCCTGGGTCGTCTCGTTGCTGCTCCTGGTCGCGCCGACCTTGATCGCCATCGTCGTCGCCTGGCGTGCCCACCTGCGCCTGGAGGCCCGCTGCGCGGCCATTGCCCCCGCCGCGCCAGGCGAGCCGGCGGAGTGCCGGGTGTGCGGCGCCCCGTTGCCGGCGTCGCCTGGTCGGCTCGTAGTGCGCTGTACCTACTGCCGCGCGGACAACGTCGTCTCGTCCGCTGCCATGTCGAAGCTCGTCGAACACCTGCACCGAGCGGCTTCCAGCCTGGACGAGCACATTCGGCGAGAGACCCGCGCCGCTCGCTCCCCGACACGCTGGATACTCCTGAGCCTCTTGCCCCTCGGCTTCGGCGCGCCTGCAATCTCGTTGACAGTCGTCTGGTTGCTCGTCGACCACGCCAAGTCGATCCCCGCCGAGTATGTGTCCCTCACCACTCAGAAGGGACAGTGCTTCTTCCGCGTGCACCACTCGATGCTCGGCGCCGAGTACTTCGGCAAGGACGGGGCCCGGATCTGGCGGGAAATGACGCCAGCTCGCCCAGGCGTCGAGCGCTTCCTCGCAAGCGCGTTGGTGGGGCGCGAGGTCTACGGCGAAGGCGGCAGTGTAGGCAAGGTGGAGCGAGCGAAGCCGAGCCCGTACCCGGACATGGGGTTCTACTTGGACGTACGCCACGGCGATCGCGTCGTCCCCATCGCCGCGACCGAAACCTGCCTGGTTCGATCTCCGGGGCCGAAGCTTCTCGCGCTGTTGGTCGATGACGACTCGGCGGTGGACGCGGCGGTCATGATCCTGGCTACGTCTCACGTCATCGTGGGGTTGGGGCGTTCGCTCGTCGTCGCTCCGAAGCACGGCGGCGCTTGGGTGCGGCTGCAGCTGTCGGGCGGCAGCGTCCAGGGTTTGGCGCTGCAAGGCCCCGATCTCTGGGTGGAGAGCCGCTCGCACCGGACGAAGATCCCGGGCTGGCTCGACGTGGTCTCCCGTGCGCAGCCGGGCACGACCGTTCCCGCGCCGACGACGTCCATCGAGTCGGTCGCGAGCGGAGAGCGCCGCTCGTTCGTCGAAGCCAGAGAGCGGGCCAGCTGGAGCGCGCGTCTGCCCCCGATCCCCATGCACGACAGCCTTCAGGGAGTCGCCGCGGACGAGAACGCGGCGTACTGGGTCGTGCGCACGCCTCGGAACAGCATCGGGTTTCCGCCGAGCGCGCTGCTGATCATGCGACGGGAGGACTAGATAACGGTGCCGCTAGCCCAGCCTCCGGCCGGTGCGGACGTCGAACTCGACGCGGTGGTTGGAGAAGTTCTCGAGGGCTCGGAGCCTGCTGCTGTCTTCTGCGAAGCTCACCGCCCGGAGAGCGTTGAGCCCGGCGTGCTCCTCGAGCGGCACCATCCGCCCCGTTCGGAGCTCGAACAAGCGCAGCAGCCCCGAGCCGCCGTAGTCTTCGAGGTCGTTGTCGGCGAACGCGACGAAACGCCCGCACGGGCTGACGACCGGTTCCATCGCGCGGTTCTTCTCGTAGCTGCTCCCAACGAACGGGCCGTAATCCTGCCGGCTCGACAGGTCCGTGACCATCACTGAGTGCAGGCTCGCGACGGCGCGGTACGGCGCGTCGCAGATCACGTCGGACGCCAGCCGAAACGCCGCATCCAGCCCCAGCCGCAGGCGGCGGAGGTCCGCCGCGAGCTCGCTCGGGAGGAAGCTCTCGTCACTCGGTCGCGCCCACGCCAAGGCACCGCCGCGCTCGAGCTCCAGGGGGTGTTTTGCCTCCAGCACGGCCGAGTGACGCTCCGGCGCTGCCGGCAGCGCGGCATCGCCCCTGAGCCAAGCGACGAGCTCCGTCGAGTAGGCGTCGAGGTAGGAGAGCTCCGTCAACACTCGCAAGCCCTTCGTCGCTTCGGGCCGCGGCGGTGGACGCGTCGTGACCAGATCGCCCTTCGTCAACCAGCGCCAGCGCTGCGCCAGCGCCCGCTGGTGGGCGATCGCGTCCAACCGTTGCGCGACCTCCACGACGCCGAGCTGCCCCAGCCATGGCGAGAGCCGAGCCAGCGCCTGCTCGGCGGAGGCCGTACCCGGGCGGGCGGACTCTCGGGCCTCGGCCAGGAGGGTCCTGAGCTCGTCCAAGCTCAATCCCTCCGCAGCATCGAACACCCTCCGCGCGCCAGCGAGCTCGAGCTCGTCTCCGCGCGCGATGCGCTCGAAGCGGAGGGCGTAGTCTCGGGGAACGCCCTCGGCTTGCACGAGCACTGCGAGCCGAGCCCGGAGCGCGGCCAAAGCCAACCACTCGTAGCGCTCGACGACCGAGAACAGGTCGCCGCCCGCCGACCAGCTCCGTGTGCTCTCGCTCTGGAGCGCCTCCAAGAGCTCGCGAGCGCCCAGGACCTCCGCTTCCTTTCCGGCGGACAACGTCTCGTGCCGAGCTCGGAGCTCCGCCGCGTCTGTCTCGTCGCGAACCGGGCGCAGGCCGATGGCCCCCAGCTTCGTTCCCGACGGATCGAAGTACAGGGCGGCGGGGGCCGAGCAGGCGTTGGGATCACCGCGATACGTGAACCCGGCGACTTCTCCGGCCGCGTCTCGACGAACCGTGACCATGGCGAAGGGTCCCTGGCACTCGGCGTCCGTCGCGACGGACGCCAGTGCGGCTCGAAGCTCGGGAGTCATCCCTTCGGTACTCTCTGCTCGAACGCCGCGCCTGCGCAAGCGTCGCATTTGCCGGAGCGGCCCCTCAGTCCGGCTCGAAGCACTCTGGGTAGGTGGACGGGAGCAGCGTGAAGCCGTCGTCGTCCTCCGGGGGCTCCAGATGGACGAGAGCCAGACCTGCGAGTCGCTCCTCCACGCGCTGCGCCCGCACGAAAGCGTCTTCGTCGACGCCGTACCCGCTGGACACCTCCAGACGAACTCGGTCCTCGAGGCGCTCCAGCCGAGGCGGGCCACCGGGGACGTCGCGGAGCTCCTGCATCAGGGAGCGGCGGAGCGCTTCCCATTGCGCCTCGTCACGACACTCGAGCGCGAGCACGAAATACTCGCGCTCGTCCGAGCGAGGGTGGGGCGGCTCTCGCCGCAGACGGAACCATCGCAGGCCCCGGGCCCAGCGCCGGTAGGTCGGACCCGCGAACGGGTGTGTTTGCCCGGCGCGCAGCAGCCGCAGGCGAACGCGGACCGCGGCCGCATGACGCTCTCCGACGGGAGCGCCGAGCACGGTCTCGGGAGCCGTGCCAGGCGCACTGGGGCCACCCGACGTGGCTTCGGCGGGAGCGCCGTCCAGCGCGCGCCGGCCTGCGTCGATCTCCGCGGCGAGCGCTCCGAGCAGGCGGGAGAGCTCGGCCGAGTAGGCCGCACGCGCCGCGTGATCGACGCGGGCCACGCGCTCGGGCTCCTCCTGCGCCTCGGTCCGCAGCTGGACCGCGAGCTCTTGCGCGGTCCGTTCGGCGTCGAGCATGCCGGACGCGAGCTCGTCGAGCAGGTCACGCGCGACGTCCGGGTCGCCAGATCCTCGCAGCTGCCGCGCGGTTCCGATCCAGGACTCGATGGCGCGATACCAGCCGTAGGCTCGGGGCGCCTCGCGAATGCGCTCCCGCGTGGACTCGCGCTCGGAAGACATCGTCGTTGGCGCATCGAACGCGCGAGGACGAGCCTACTCCGGTCCGTGCTAGCGTCCACTCCGTGCGCGTGAGTCTGCTCTTGTGCTCGCTGCTGCTCGTGTCCTGCGAGCCTGCGAGTCGCTCGAGGCCCCCAGCGCCGTCACCCTGGGCCGGCGGACCCGGCCCCGCGGGATGGCCCGCGGCGGCGCCGGTGCCGGCGCCGTCCAGCGGCGGAGCCAGCCCATGCGCCCCCGGGCGCGCAACGCTCGATCGCCCGGATGACAGCGCCGAGTTTCAGATCAAGGTCTTCTACGTGTTGCCCCGCGACGGCAGCGACCGTGGGCTCGACACGAACGGTACCATCGCGCGCTCGGTCTCCGCCTTCGATCGCTGGCTGCGCAGCCAGACGGGCGGAGCGGGTCTTCGCTTCGATCGCTGCGCCGGTCGGCTGGACGTCGGCTTCGCGGTCCTTGCCAAGAGCGACTCCGAAATCGCGGCCCGCGGCGCGTTCGTTCGAGAAGAGATCCAGGCAGGCCTGTCCGCGCTGGGCTTCCACCATCCGCGCAAGCTGTACCTGGCGTACTACGATGGCAGCAGTCGGCTCAGCTGTGGCGGAGGAGCGTGGCCACCCACGCTGGTCGGGCACACGGCAGCCCTCTACCTCCGGGGAGCTCCGCCGAACGCGAGGCCCTGCGCGGACAACCCGCTGGGCGCGTCGGAGTCTCAGCCCGGGTACCTGGACTTCTCCGCACTCCACGAGGCGCTGCACACCCTAGGCTACGTCGGCAGCTGTGCACCGCACCACACCCAGGCAGGCCACGTCTCCGACGACCCGCGCGACTTGATGTACGCCGGGGCCGCCGCCTGGACGCCCGAGCTCCTCGACGTGGGGCGTGACGACTACTTCGCGCATGGTCGCCCCAACTGTCCAGACCTGGCGCGCAGCGCGTTTCTGGAACCGCTGCCGGCTTCCCCGCTGGTCCCGAGTGGGTGGTAGCTCACTGCTCTGCCATCTCGAAGCGAAGCTCGCGGGCCCCGGCGAGCTCGGCGTGGGTCACGGTCCGGGTCTCGAGCGCGACGCCATCGATCGTGACGCGCTTCGGCGCGAGCCCGCGCCGAGGCGCCGGCGACGCGAGCAGGGTGAGGTCGCCGCCCGGTCGCCTCAGCACCACCTTCGGGTAGCGCGGCGCGGACACGATGTAGCGATCGGTGCCCGGGAGCGGGTAGAGCCCCGTCGCCGCGAACAGCAGCCAGGCGCTCATCGTGCCGCCGTCGTCGTTGCCCGGGATGCCGTCCACGCCGACGCCGTAGAGCTCGGTGACCGCCCAGTCCACGAACTCCCAGCTCTCGCCCGGTGAGCCCCAGGCCGCGAACAGCCACGGCGCGCCGATGTCGGGCTCGTTCGACGGCCAGTAGTGCGAGCGCACGCCCAGGATCGGCACGTCCTCGAGGCTCGCCGCGTAGAACTCTCGCAGGCGCTCGAGCGCGGCCTGCTCGCCGCCCATGACCTCTGCCAGGCCCTCCGGATCGTGCGGCACCATCCACAGGTAGTGCCAGGCGTTACCCTCGACGTAGTGGTCGTCCATCGCCGTCGGATCGCCGAACGGCACCCAGCTGCCGTCGCTCTTCTTGGCGCGGAAGAAGCCCACGCCAGGGTCGTATACGTTCGCGTAGTTCTTGCCGTGTTTGCCCAGCACGCTCTGGTCGCTCGTGCGGCCGAGCTTCTCGGCCCAGAGCGCGAGGGCGCCGTCCGCCACGGCGTACTCCTGCGTCTTGGAGACGGAGCCGCTCGACACGTCCGAGGGAACGTAGCCCTTCGCCAGGTAGTCGGGCAGATCGGCGTCGCGCCCGCCGACCGGACCGGGCGAGGGCCCGAACGCCGACACCCGGGCCAGATCGTAGGCGGCGGCCTCGTCGTCGAACGGCACGCCCTTCAGCGCGGACTCTGCCAGCACGATCTCTCCAGGTGAGCCCACCATGGTGCGCGAGTCGCCGTGAGCGATGCCCCAGACCGGCACCGCGCCCCCCTCCTTGGCCATGGCGACCAGGGACGCCGCGAAGTCGGCGTTGCGCTCGTCCTCGCTCAGGAGCAGCCAAGGGTGCGTGGTGCGATAGGTGTCCCAGAGCGAGAAGTCGTTGTAGCGGGGCCGCGAGCCCTGGGCGATCTGGCCTTGTACGTTCACGTGGCGACCATCCACGTCGCTCATCAGCGTGGGCATCAGCATCGCGTGGTAGAGCGCGGTGCCCATCACGGTGGTGTCGTAGCTCGACGCACCCCAGAGCTCGAGGCGCTCCGTCGCGGCTCGCCAGGTCTCCTCTGCGTGCCCGCGCATCGCCTCGAAGTCGAAGCTCGGAGCCTCGGCCTCCAGGTTCTTCTTCGCACCTGCTGCGTCCACGAAGCTCACCGCCAGGCGCAGCGTGGCCGTGGCGGTCCCCTCCGGAAGCTCGAGCCAGGCGCCGAGCGGGACCCCGCTCGCCGAGGTCTGCCCGGCCTTCAGGCCCGTGCCGTCGAAGGTGCCGACTGCGCTCGGCGTGACGTCCAACACGCCGCGCGCGTAGAGGTCGTACCCGCCCGCGCCCCCCGACATGTTGCCGAAGTGGCGCACGTGGGCGTCGAATCCCGCTCCGTCGAGCGTGACGTCGGCCGCCTTGATCTCGCCCTCCAGCCGGTGGTCGAGATCCAGGAGCAACACGGGCTTGCCCTGGGCGGGGAAGCTGAAGCGGAAGATCGCCGCGCGCAGGCTGGAGGTGATCTCGACGCGGATGCCGTCGGCGAGCGTGACCGCGTAGTAGCCGGGCTTGGTCAGCTCGGTGGCCTTGTCGAAGCCGATCATGTGTCCGGTCTGAGCGCGCTTCGCGTCGCTCATGCCCAGGGTCGGCAAGAGGCCGATGGCGCCGTAGTCGGGCACGCCGGTGCCTTCGAAGTGGACCAGTGAAAAAGCGCTGATCAGCGGATCGTGCGCGTAGTACCCCGCGCAGTGGTAGAAGCTCGCCGCCCCCTTCTCGCCGCGCGTGTCGGGGCTCGGGTGGATCATCGCGAAGGGCAGCGCGGGGCCCGGGTAGGTCGAGCCCACGCCGAAGCCCACGCCAGCGGTGCCGATCCGCGGGTCGATGGCGGCGAAGAGGTCGGCCCGCTCGAGCGCCGGCTCGACGCCTTCTTCGCCGTCGTAGCATCCCGCCAGAGCCGGCAGCGAGCAAAGGGCCAGGAAGTGGAAGGCTCGGCGCACGCAGCTCCGAGCGTACCACGCCGGCCTGGCATTCGGACCGCGGGGCGTGGGATGATGACCGCTCGACCAACGAGGCCGACCGTGAGTGAGAGCCAGCAGCGTTATCACGTGATCGAGCGCATCGCCGCCGGCGGCATGGCCGAGGTGTTCCGGGGCGAGAGCGCGGGAATCGAGGGCTTCCGCAAGAAAGTCGCGATCAAGCGCGTGCTGCCCAAGCTCAGCGCCAACCGCGAGTTCATCCAGATGTTCCTCGACGAAGCGCGGCTGTGCGCCTACCTGAGCCACAGCAAGTGCGTGCAGGTCTTCGACATCGGCCAGGGCAGCGGCGCGCACTTCATCGTGATGGAGTACGTGGACGGGGCGGATCTGAAGGAGGTCCTCGACTACCTCAGCGCCCACCAGATGCAGATGCGGGTGGAGGTGGCCTGTCGGGTCGCGATGGACGTGTGCGAGGGCCTCGCCTACGCGCACGCCGCCTGCGATCACCAGGGACGCTCTCTGGAGATCGTGCACCGCGACATCTCGCCGCACAACGTGCTCATCACGCGCTTCGGCGAGGTCAAGCTGGTGGATTTCGGCCTGGCCAAGGCCAGCTCCCACCTGACCGCCGAGGACGAGGACATCGTCAAAGGCAAGTTCGGCTACCTCGCGCCGGAGGTGACGATGGGGCAGAGGGCCGACCGGCGCGTGGACATCTTCGCCGCCGGCATCCTGCTCTGGGAGATGCTGGCCGGTCGCCGCCTGTTCCTGGGCGAGAGCGACGTCGAGACCTTCAAGCTGGTGCGCGCCGCCGAGATCCCCGACCCGCGCCAGTTCCGCCCGGACATTCCGGAGGCGGTGCTGCGCGTCCTCGGCAAGGCGCTCGCCAAGGACCCGGCCCAGCGCTACCAGACCGGCGACGAATACGCCCGGGACCTGGGCCTGGTGCTCAGGGGGCTCGCGAGCCCGGTCACCTACCTGGACATCGCGGAGATCGTGCGCCTGGCCGCGGACGAGCGCGCGCGTCGCCGCAAGGCGGAGGGCAAGAGTCAGGCAGGCGCCATCGGTGACGTCATCATCGACGCGCTGCACGAGTTCTCGGGATCGCCGGGCAGCCTGGCCGCGGAGGCCATGCAGGCCACGCTCGGGACGCCGGGCATCGAGGCCGGCGGAGGCAGCTTCGAGGATCCGAGCTCCTGGGGACTGGATGCGGTGTTCGAGGAGGCCGCCAAGTCGGCGCGTCAGCCAGCGCCCGCGCCCGCCGCACCGGCCGCGCCGGCTGCGCCCGCCGCACCGACTGCCGCGCCGCGTCCGCCGCCGCCCCGCGCCGCTGCGCCGCCGCCCGCCGCTGCGGGAGCGGCCCAGGCTCCTCCGCCACCGCCCCGCGAGCGCGTGAAGGAAGAGCCCAAGAAGGACGGTCCGTTCTGGCGGCGCTGGTTCGGCAGCTGACGCGTTCCGCCGGGCTGGCGCTCTGCTTCGCCGTCGCGTGCGGCGAGCGCGGGCCCCGGCAGTACCGCTACCCGCCGCCGCAGCCGCTCGCACCCACGCCGGTGGCGCAGCCCGCGCCGCCGCCGAGCGCCAGCGCTCCGCTCCCGGAGGCGCCGCGCCCGACCCCGAGCAGCGTGACCTTCAGCGTCGGGCAGCCCATCCAGTTTCGCGGCGGGCCAGCGTTGAAGCTCGCGCCCATCGCCAAGCAGACGGCGATTCACGCGCTCTCGCCGGACGCCAAGAGTTGGGTCATCGACGGGCCGGACAACACGGTGAAGCTGGTGACCCCGGCTTTCCCCCAGGGCGTGTCCCATCCCGTATGGGTGCCGAGCGCGCTGTTCTCCGACGACGGGAGCAAGGTCCTGATCTGGAGCACCAGCGATCTGGCCGTGATGGACGTGCAGAGCGGCCGGCTCCTGGGCAAGCGCGAAGGCTCCATCTGCGCTGCGCGCTTCTCGGGCGACAACGAGGTCGTCTTCCACGAGTCGAGCAAAGAGCCCAGCGCGCGCTTCTGGCGCTGGACGCTGGGAACGCCTGCCGCGCTGCCCCTGGGGCCGGGGCGCGAGGCCGACTACTGCTACGCCTCGCGCGACGGCACGAGCTGGCTCGTCGAGAGCTACGACAAGCGCTGGTACCTGGACGGCAAGAGCGGCGGCGCGCGCCCGATCAGCCCACCCGCGCAGGGTGGCGCGCTGTCCCTCGCGGGCAACCGGGCCTGCGTCGGCGACGACAACGGGTTTTCGTGCGTCCGCTACCCGGACGAGCGCACCGAGCGGGTCTGGTCCAAGCCGAGCAGCGACTACGTCGTCTTCGACAGCGCCGGCGCGCACGCGATGATCGTGTACGCCGAGGGCGCCGACGGCGTGCGCCAGAGCTACGCGCTGGTGGACTTCGGCGCGCTCACGGTGCGGCCGCTCCGAGGGGTGAAGGCCACGAGCGGCAGCATGTTCACGCTCTCACCTGGGGCGACGCTCTTGACCATCGGCAGCGGCCGCGGGCTCTTCGTCTACGACGTCGAGCGCGCCCAGACGCGCTTCGCCGCCCACCGCCCGCTCTACGGCAACCACGTGTTTCCGCACCACCCGCGCCGCGTCGTCGCCGGCACCGACGAGCCGATGGACCTGTTCCTAGTCGAGGTGCCGTAGCCGCAGCCGTCGGTCGGTGGGGCGTCGGCCAACACAGGGACTTGCCGGGGCAGGGAAGCTCCAATCAAGTCGCGCCGTAAGGTCTACCCGACACGGTGCGACCTTCGGCCTTTGGGCTTGGGGGGCGCGGCTTGCAGCTGATCCGCTGGCTACTCAGCCTGCCGCCGAGCCGTCATGATCTTTGGTGTCAGCGCCATGACCGTTCGCGAGCTCGAGCGTCCCCGGTCCGGTCGTTCGTGGGCCATCAGCCTGGCGTTCGCCCTCGCAGCGGGAGCTCTGCTGGCGGGTGCCCGCCGGTGGGGGTGGTCCCCAGCGCTGGTACGATGGTACGTGGCGGCCCCTTTCGCTATCGCTGCCGCGTCGGCCCTACTTTGGAGCCATCCGGCGAGGCGGTGGGGACCGCTGGCAGCGCTGGTAGTGACCTTTGCGGCGAGTCTGATCATCGCGATCGAGTGGTCTCTGCCGAGCCCGACTCGGGAAGCCTGGTGTCAGGGTCCTCACGCCCGTTGCCCAGACCGCCTCGTGACGCTGGCGCTGCTCGTGAGCGCGCTTGCCGCCGCGGGCCTGGGCGCTCTCTTGACCTGGCTCGTGGCCAAGCTCCGCCGGCGCCTCTCCTCGCCTCGGGACTAGGGGTGGTGTCCCCATGCACACGCCGGGCACGAAGCGCCCGACCGTGACCCAGCCCCGCTCGGTAACCGGACAGAGGGTGAGAAGCGACGCGTTCTCGGAGAGTTGAGGACGGTCACGGGCAGGGCTCTCGAGCAGGCGCAGATTCGCAATTGAGGTCAGGACGGGCCGGCGCTGGAGCGGAGGGTGTGGCTATTCGGGGGCGCTGGTGAAGCATCCGCTTGGAAGAGCGCGATCTCGGCCGCGACCACGCGGCGAGAGGTGACCAAGAGCCAAACCGCGTCGGAGTAGTGCTATGATGCGTGCTCCAGCGAGAGGGAGAAGCAATGCGGGGCTTTGGCGTAGTTGTGCTCTTGGGCGCCGGTGTACTCTCAGCAAGCGCGGGTGCACCCCGTGTGATGGCCCAGACGGTCCCAGCGGCTCCGCCGCTTGCTCCCGACCTAGCCGTGACCGGTCTGAAGCTGAACGGCGAGTTCAATCCCGGGGGCCGCGTCCAGCTCGAGGCGACCGTCACTGCCCTGGGGCACTTTCCCGGCAAGTCGCATCAGCTCGAGTACGCTTTCCA
It encodes the following:
- a CDS encoding glycoside hydrolase family 92 protein codes for the protein MRRAFHFLALCSLPALAGCYDGEEGVEPALERADLFAAIDPRIGTAGVGFGVGSTYPGPALPFAMIHPSPDTRGEKGAASFYHCAGYYAHDPLISAFSLVHFEGTGVPDYGAIGLLPTLGMSDAKRAQTGHMIGFDKATELTKPGYYAVTLADGIRVEITSSLRAAIFRFSFPAQGKPVLLLDLDHRLEGEIKAADVTLDGAGFDAHVRHFGNMSGGAGGYDLYARGVLDVTPSAVGTFDGTGLKAGQTSASGVPLGAWLELPEGTATATLRLAVSFVDAAGAKKNLEAEAPSFDFEAMRGHAEETWRAATERLELWGASSYDTTVMGTALYHAMLMPTLMSDVDGRHVNVQGQIAQGSRPRYNDFSLWDTYRTTHPWLLLSEDERNADFAASLVAMAKEGGAVPVWGIAHGDSRTMVGSPGEIVLAESALKGVPFDDEAAAYDLARVSAFGPSPGPVGGRDADLPDYLAKGYVPSDVSSGSVSKTQEYAVADGALALWAEKLGRTSDQSVLGKHGKNYANVYDPGVGFFRAKKSDGSWVPFGDPTAMDDHYVEGNAWHYLWMVPHDPEGLAEVMGGEQAALERLREFYAASLEDVPILGVRSHYWPSNEPDIGAPWLFAAWGSPGESWEFVDWAVTELYGVGVDGIPGNDDGGTMSAWLLFAATGLYPLPGTDRYIVSAPRYPKVVLRRPGGDLTLLASPAPRRGLAPKRVTIDGVALETRTVTHAELAGARELRFEMAEQ
- a CDS encoding serine/threonine protein kinase, coding for MSESQQRYHVIERIAAGGMAEVFRGESAGIEGFRKKVAIKRVLPKLSANREFIQMFLDEARLCAYLSHSKCVQVFDIGQGSGAHFIVMEYVDGADLKEVLDYLSAHQMQMRVEVACRVAMDVCEGLAYAHAACDHQGRSLEIVHRDISPHNVLITRFGEVKLVDFGLAKASSHLTAEDEDIVKGKFGYLAPEVTMGQRADRRVDIFAAGILLWEMLAGRRLFLGESDVETFKLVRAAEIPDPRQFRPDIPEAVLRVLGKALAKDPAQRYQTGDEYARDLGLVLRGLASPVTYLDIAEIVRLAADERARRRKAEGKSQAGAIGDVIIDALHEFSGSPGSLAAEAMQATLGTPGIEAGGGSFEDPSSWGLDAVFEEAAKSARQPAPAPAAPAAPAAPAAPTAAPRPPPPRAAAPPPAAAGAAQAPPPPPRERVKEEPKKDGPFWRRWFGS
- a CDS encoding WD40 repeat domain-containing protein — encoded protein: MKLAPIAKQTAIHALSPDAKSWVIDGPDNTVKLVTPAFPQGVSHPVWVPSALFSDDGSKVLIWSTSDLAVMDVQSGRLLGKREGSICAARFSGDNEVVFHESSKEPSARFWRWTLGTPAALPLGPGREADYCYASRDGTSWLVESYDKRWYLDGKSGGARPISPPAQGGALSLAGNRACVGDDNGFSCVRYPDERTERVWSKPSSDYVVFDSAGAHAMIVYAEGADGVRQSYALVDFGALTVRPLRGVKATSGSMFTLSPGATLLTIGSGRGLFVYDVERAQTRFAAHRPLYGNHVFPHHPRRVVAGTDEPMDLFLVEVP